One part of the Dyadobacter sp. 676 genome encodes these proteins:
- the recQ gene encoding DNA helicase RecQ produces MSTSKLEALKKYFGYDSFRPRQSEIIDTIMANRDCLVLMPTGGGKSVCFQIPAVLREGLTVVISPLIALMKDQVEALRGNGITAAFLNSTLSGAEQDRIMWQAKLGELKLLYIAPERLFAGNTFDMLREWNVRLFAIDESHCISSWGHDFRPEYRSLNTLKLRFPDVPIVALTATADRVTRRDILKQLNIEHAEVFISSFDRPNLSLNVLPGRKRIEQIQRFINRHEGQPGIIYCLSRKGTETVAASLQKAGFRVAYYHAGMPADKRSQVQENFLRDDIQVIVATIAFGMGIDKSNVRWVIHYNLPSNVESFYQEIGRAGRDGASADTVLFYSYLDIITRQDMINNSDQSAEQKELLHAKLNRMKQYAEADICRRRILLSYFNEPIDHDCGNCDVCRNPRTRFDATVIAQKALSGIARTEQKVAMGMLIDILRGSRNRSVLQHGYERLPTFGVGHELRSDEWAEYLGQMLNSGVMDIAYDEAHSFKLNPVSWQVLKGEKQIELVKFIPLSERKAREEELVPKEKPRQEIIRDALFERLRQLRKQLADALGVPPYVVFSDATLSEMAQKKPVSEGQMKAVSGVGAEKFRRYGEAFINEILDFARENNAPGTRVMKGMTFVETLDLYKEGYSVKVIAEKRNLNPVTIISHLVKLKEDGHAINLKSLIEPAAYKTIIAAAQEIRTGKNDPLKPLFELLNEQYDYGQIRLALAIWESER; encoded by the coding sequence ATGTCCACCAGCAAACTTGAAGCATTAAAGAAATATTTCGGATACGATTCCTTTCGCCCCCGGCAATCCGAAATCATCGACACGATCATGGCCAACCGCGATTGCCTGGTGCTGATGCCCACCGGCGGCGGAAAATCGGTCTGTTTTCAGATCCCCGCGGTGCTTCGCGAGGGGTTAACCGTTGTGATATCGCCACTGATCGCCCTGATGAAAGACCAGGTCGAGGCATTGCGCGGAAACGGTATCACAGCTGCCTTTCTGAACTCGACGCTATCGGGCGCCGAGCAGGACCGGATCATGTGGCAGGCCAAACTTGGCGAATTGAAACTGCTTTACATTGCACCGGAAAGGCTTTTTGCGGGAAATACTTTCGATATGCTGCGTGAATGGAACGTTCGGCTGTTCGCGATCGACGAGTCGCATTGCATTTCTTCATGGGGCCACGATTTCCGGCCGGAATACCGCAGCCTGAATACACTCAAACTACGCTTTCCCGACGTCCCGATCGTAGCCCTCACCGCCACCGCCGACCGCGTAACGCGCCGCGATATTTTGAAGCAACTCAATATCGAGCATGCCGAGGTTTTTATTTCCAGCTTCGACAGACCCAACCTGAGCCTGAATGTGCTGCCCGGGCGAAAGCGCATCGAACAAATCCAGCGCTTCATCAACCGGCATGAAGGCCAGCCTGGCATTATTTATTGCCTCAGCCGCAAAGGCACTGAAACCGTAGCCGCCAGCTTGCAGAAAGCGGGGTTCCGCGTAGCGTACTACCACGCAGGCATGCCGGCCGACAAGCGCTCGCAAGTGCAGGAAAATTTTTTAAGGGATGACATTCAGGTGATTGTAGCGACCATTGCGTTCGGAATGGGCATCGACAAATCCAACGTCCGTTGGGTAATCCACTACAATCTGCCCTCGAATGTGGAGAGCTTTTACCAGGAAATAGGGCGGGCCGGCCGCGACGGTGCCAGTGCGGATACAGTGCTGTTTTACAGCTACCTGGACATTATTACAAGACAGGATATGATCAACAACTCGGACCAGTCGGCGGAACAGAAGGAGTTGCTGCATGCCAAATTGAACCGTATGAAACAATATGCGGAAGCCGATATCTGCCGTCGCCGTATTCTTTTGAGCTATTTCAACGAGCCCATCGATCACGATTGCGGCAATTGCGATGTCTGCCGGAACCCGCGCACGCGCTTCGATGCCACGGTCATCGCCCAAAAAGCACTGTCGGGCATCGCGCGTACGGAGCAGAAGGTAGCAATGGGCATGCTGATCGACATCCTCCGCGGCAGTCGTAACCGGAGCGTCCTGCAACATGGCTATGAACGCCTGCCCACATTCGGTGTGGGGCACGAACTGCGGAGCGACGAATGGGCTGAATACCTGGGACAAATGCTGAACTCCGGCGTTATGGACATTGCTTACGACGAGGCACATTCGTTCAAACTGAACCCTGTAAGCTGGCAAGTCCTGAAAGGCGAAAAACAGATCGAACTTGTCAAATTCATTCCTCTCAGCGAACGGAAAGCCAGGGAAGAAGAGCTTGTACCAAAGGAAAAGCCCAGGCAGGAAATCATCCGCGACGCACTTTTCGAGCGCCTCCGCCAGCTTCGCAAACAGCTGGCCGACGCGCTGGGCGTGCCGCCATATGTCGTATTCAGCGACGCGACGCTTTCGGAAATGGCACAGAAAAAACCGGTGTCGGAGGGGCAAATGAAGGCTGTTTCGGGTGTTGGAGCCGAAAAATTCAGGCGGTATGGCGAAGCATTTATCAACGAAATCCTCGATTTTGCAAGGGAAAACAATGCCCCCGGCACGCGGGTAATGAAAGGCATGACCTTTGTCGAAACCCTCGATCTCTATAAAGAAGGCTATTCAGTGAAAGTAATTGCCGAAAAACGAAACCTGAACCCGGTGACGATCATTTCACATCTGGTAAAACTGAAAGAAGACGGGCACGCCATCAATCTGAAATCGCTTATAGAGCCCGCAGCATACAAAACCATTATCGCCGCCGCGCAGGAAATCCGGACAGGAAAAAATGATCCGCTGAAACCCCTGTTCGAGCTATTGAATGAACAGTACGATTACGGGCAAATCAGACTGGCCCTGGCGATTTGGGAGAGTGAGAGGTAA
- the tpiA gene encoding triose-phosphate isomerase codes for MRKKIVAGNWKMNKVLDEAVALTSELVNMAKDEVRNDAKIILCPPAIYLTTIKKYIGTEPNFALAAQNCSDKVSGAFTGEISAQMLQSIGVEYVLIGHSERRQYFNETNALLAEKVNTALSFGVSPIFCCGESLEQRQNEDYIGFVKNQLTESLFHLSEEQLKSVVIAYEPIWAIGTGLTASAEQAQEMHGALRAHIASKYGAEVADEISILYGGSVTAASAPELFAAPDIDGGLVGGASLKSREFTNIIKAR; via the coding sequence ATGCGAAAAAAAATTGTTGCCGGCAATTGGAAGATGAACAAGGTTCTGGATGAAGCGGTTGCGCTTACCTCCGAGCTCGTAAATATGGCCAAAGACGAGGTCCGTAATGATGCCAAAATCATCCTTTGCCCTCCTGCGATTTATCTCACTACCATTAAAAAATATATCGGGACAGAGCCCAACTTCGCATTGGCAGCTCAAAATTGCTCGGATAAAGTGTCAGGCGCGTTCACGGGGGAGATCTCGGCGCAAATGTTGCAATCGATCGGCGTGGAATACGTGCTGATAGGCCACAGCGAACGTCGCCAGTATTTCAACGAAACCAATGCGTTGCTGGCCGAAAAAGTGAACACAGCGCTTTCTTTCGGCGTGTCGCCTATTTTCTGCTGCGGCGAATCGCTTGAACAGCGTCAGAACGAAGACTATATCGGTTTTGTAAAGAACCAGCTGACCGAGAGCCTTTTCCACCTTTCGGAAGAGCAATTGAAATCGGTCGTGATCGCTTATGAGCCGATCTGGGCAATCGGAACCGGCCTGACGGCGTCCGCAGAGCAAGCGCAGGAAATGCACGGCGCATTGCGCGCGCACATCGCTTCAAAATACGGCGCGGAAGTAGCGGACGAGATTTCGATCCTTTACGGTGGAAGCGTAACCGCCGCCAGCGCACCCGAGCTGTTCGCGGCACCGGATATCGACGGCGGCCTGGTTGGTGGCGCTTCTCTGAAATCGAGGGAGTTTACAAATATTATTAAGGCGCGGTAA
- a CDS encoding aspartyl protease family protein, giving the protein MPATFPPVSEEKYGYFLDKNYKTARIPFELHSNLILLYAKINDNDSLRFILDTGVSSIIITDPNVLKPDKLRLTRKVNLTGAGEGTSISAHVAIDNRFQMGRLKANHQNIVILEQDFLRLSEYVGVPVHGIFGYEIFNNFVVTIDFAKKEILLMRPDKYRYKARKGDKHPLIIEDTKPFTDAVTLFADGREHPIRVLIDTGAGHALLLNNTPKETFRLPEKVIRAQLGRGLNGVINGNLGRVDKMRLGRFELNNVVASFPDSIAFGSKIKAGAERQGNIGCELLRRFKVTFNYGERYMVLKPIKSRLREKFEHDMSGMEIRAEGVDLRSYIVNHIVADSPAARAGLMEGDQLLFIDDHSAAELNVSDIYKLMQRGDGKNIDLLVKRKGDIFFTQITLRRMI; this is encoded by the coding sequence ATTCCAGCGACGTTCCCCCCCGTATCAGAGGAAAAGTATGGGTATTTTTTAGATAAAAATTACAAAACAGCACGCATCCCGTTCGAGCTGCATTCCAATCTGATCCTGCTCTATGCGAAGATCAACGACAATGATTCACTGCGCTTTATCCTCGACACGGGCGTCAGCTCGATTATCATCACCGACCCGAACGTTCTCAAACCCGACAAGCTGCGTTTAACCCGCAAGGTTAATCTTACCGGTGCAGGCGAGGGCACGTCCATTTCTGCGCATGTCGCGATCGACAACCGGTTTCAAATGGGGCGCCTCAAAGCGAATCACCAGAACATCGTTATTCTCGAACAGGATTTCCTGCGGCTTTCGGAGTACGTGGGCGTGCCGGTTCACGGTATTTTCGGCTACGAGATTTTTAACAACTTCGTGGTAACCATCGATTTTGCCAAAAAGGAGATCTTGCTGATGCGGCCGGACAAATACCGCTATAAAGCCAGGAAGGGCGACAAACATCCCCTGATTATCGAAGATACCAAGCCATTTACCGACGCCGTAACGCTTTTCGCCGACGGTCGTGAACATCCTATCCGTGTGCTGATCGACACCGGTGCCGGCCATGCTTTGCTGTTGAACAATACCCCGAAAGAAACCTTCCGGTTGCCCGAAAAAGTGATCCGCGCGCAGCTGGGCCGTGGCCTCAATGGCGTGATCAACGGAAACCTGGGACGTGTGGATAAAATGCGGTTGGGACGTTTTGAGCTGAACAACGTCGTAGCTTCGTTTCCCGACAGTATCGCATTCGGGTCCAAAATCAAGGCAGGCGCCGAACGCCAAGGTAATATCGGCTGCGAGTTGTTGCGCCGTTTCAAGGTCACATTCAATTACGGCGAACGATATATGGTGTTGAAACCAATCAAAAGCCGTCTGCGCGAGAAATTCGAACACGATATGAGCGGCATGGAGATACGGGCGGAGGGTGTTGACCTGCGTTCCTACATCGTCAATCATATTGTAGCGGATTCGCCCGCGGCACGGGCCGGGCTCATGGAGGGCGACCAGCTGCTTTTCATCGACGACCATTCGGCCGCGGAACTCAATGTGAGCGACATATACAAGCTCATGCAACGGGGCGATGGCAAGAATATCGATCTGCTCGTGAAACGTAAAGGCGATATTTTCTTTACGCAGATCACACTGCGCAGAATGATTTAG
- a CDS encoding RidA family protein: MSRQNILSGSPWEDKMGYCRAVRIGNIIEVAGTVAIVDGEKVKADDAYAQTNNIIERIEKVLQEAGASLADVVRTRIFTTNITYFDEIARAHGAYFRDIKPTTGIYEISKLVSADYLVEIEFTAIIQ; the protein is encoded by the coding sequence ATGTCAAGACAAAATATACTCTCAGGCTCTCCATGGGAAGACAAAATGGGGTATTGCCGGGCTGTCCGGATCGGGAATATCATCGAGGTCGCCGGAACGGTGGCTATCGTGGACGGAGAAAAGGTGAAGGCGGATGACGCCTATGCGCAGACCAACAACATTATCGAACGCATTGAAAAAGTGTTGCAGGAAGCCGGCGCAAGCCTCGCCGATGTGGTCCGCACACGCATCTTCACGACCAATATTACCTATTTCGACGAGATCGCGCGCGCACATGGTGCGTATTTCCGGGACATCAAGCCCACTACCGGGATTTACGAGATCAGCAAACTGGTTTCCGCCGACTACCTGGTAGAGATCGAATTTACCGCAATAATCCAGTAA
- a CDS encoding OmpA family protein, with product MREEARGGLQSWNFYGVHIKNPSKKEAAAKSSKPAAKAVTPAKKPAAKAPEKPAPAPEAKKEATVAVLKGTVYSAKTKEPVPAQISYVEGGDTLQVKSSSGKYRIGVDAGQNYKFRVQSRGYYGSSFSLAPADSSSQSFDQDVYLTPLIVGETILLPNIYFETSKYTLLPESYEELNRLVEVMLDNPTIKIRVEGHTDNVGDFDKNLELSRQRAEAVKGYLVEKGIAGSRIEAKGYGGTRPITKGSEEERKKNRRVEFVITEM from the coding sequence ATGAGGGAAGAAGCCAGGGGGGGATTACAATCCTGGAATTTTTATGGGGTCCACATTAAAAACCCATCAAAGAAAGAGGCCGCGGCCAAGTCGTCGAAGCCCGCCGCGAAAGCCGTGACGCCTGCGAAAAAACCGGCCGCGAAAGCGCCCGAAAAGCCGGCTCCGGCACCCGAGGCTAAGAAAGAAGCCACAGTAGCGGTTTTGAAAGGGACCGTTTATAGCGCCAAGACCAAAGAACCGGTGCCCGCACAGATTTCCTATGTGGAAGGCGGTGATACGCTGCAGGTGAAATCGTCGTCAGGCAAATACCGGATAGGAGTGGATGCAGGGCAAAATTATAAGTTCCGCGTGCAGTCGCGCGGGTATTATGGCTCGTCGTTCAGTCTTGCGCCGGCTGATTCGAGCAGCCAGTCGTTTGACCAGGACGTTTATCTCACTCCGCTGATCGTCGGCGAAACGATTTTGCTGCCCAATATCTATTTCGAAACATCCAAATACACATTGCTTCCGGAATCCTACGAGGAATTGAACCGGCTCGTGGAGGTAATGCTCGATAACCCGACCATTAAAATCCGCGTCGAAGGCCACACGGACAATGTAGGCGATTTTGACAAAAACCTCGAACTCTCGCGTCAGCGTGCGGAAGCTGTGAAAGGATACCTCGTGGAAAAAGGCATCGCCGGCAGCCGTATAGAGGCGAAAGGTTACGGCGGCACGCGGCCGATCACAAAAGGCAGCGAAGAAGAGCGGAAGAAAAACCGCAGGGTGGAATTTGTGATTACGGAAATGTAA
- a CDS encoding NUDIX domain-containing protein — MNVRPSAIILDNDKILTLRYRYGEKEVFALPGGNPDPGETLSAALARELMEELGVEVTVGEMVSCGEVIWQEVRKETLHMVFNANITKGTPVLDPAHTTALEIVWLPVSALSSTHLYPNVGPQIAAFCNGAQRSGHIGLIDQPYLRS; from the coding sequence ATGAACGTCCGTCCATCCGCCATCATCCTCGACAACGACAAGATTCTCACGCTGCGTTACCGTTATGGAGAAAAGGAGGTTTTCGCATTGCCTGGCGGTAATCCCGATCCTGGCGAAACGTTGTCCGCCGCCCTGGCGCGCGAGCTGATGGAAGAGCTGGGTGTGGAAGTTACGGTTGGCGAAATGGTATCCTGTGGTGAGGTAATCTGGCAGGAAGTGCGGAAGGAAACCCTGCACATGGTATTTAACGCAAATATAACAAAAGGCACTCCCGTGCTCGACCCGGCGCATACTACGGCGCTCGAAATCGTATGGTTACCCGTTTCGGCGCTTTCCAGTACACATTTGTACCCCAATGTCGGTCCGCAGATCGCCGCATTCTGCAACGGGGCGCAGCGTTCGGGACATATCGGCTTGATCGACCAACCCTATCTGCGCTCATAA
- a CDS encoding SNF2-related protein, with product MENEKKEKLSNFLLRRAERDVLSRGRSIYSSGGLKVSKLDYNGPGNAEFKVKSDYSVQYYQIFIRDFLTPQITTECSCPDKAGLCKHRVAAILYILDKMPTIKQVVHDMAGTTIELQEIREAQLRVMVLDETWQNRENVGPVEIVSAREGEAECRVTDKGQEYITTFRRVKGTRQIQTSCTCNQKLWVPLCEHKLAALLKLREELGEKAFEVMRDLTAEKSNLLAEYGYSLEDPYKDKFEFRLDEDGGLHLIKLDPAIQKVGAYQDWQSLRERILPAQESTFAVTLTDNGQDDEDRVSIFVFWPKGKNHLLDIGFGVFSVKFSSKSEKVTNIRNIAGGSSHYYNADEIPVLSESDARLVRMAKHWEEGLQKFIRKQGWAYNAYLHFDDVEAEQRYEARNYVGKQLTRVFNDLDGDRLFLADGDYVTSNHQLTQLELHREPVKLFFVLTEDKEFITLNPYVEIKPGTPVELQKVVALDSFWLGLYNEKTLFRWAGISEAEMVAYLSQNGFKIRVKKDFGDDFLKNWIIPVSEKFDVIFQTRHEIQASSLVFQKPKFYLKEDEANLLIVPSYVYLEEDGKTGELEFLHDQRRTRTSFGDNQITMLERDVQAENAVWEWMKALHPSFEHQTGQPFFYLPFDQVMKNGWLFSFVDAAKKKHYEIFGFKDLKKMRFNPNRGVVKVHTSSGIDWFDMRIEITFGDQTVTLADAKKALLKKQNYIQLQDGSLGVLPDEWIAKLEPVMQFGRVHDDQIHLSKIHFSLIDDLVSEIDNEEVYRELWEKKQKLLNFKQIPSVPLPQNIRATLRQYQEEGYKWLHFLDEFQWGGCLADDMGLGKTLQMLTFLQNQKNLNPEYTNLVVVPTTLIFNWQAEAAKFTPDLKLYVHRGMARRKDIEFFREYDIILTTYGTMRSDVELLRGFDFNYIILDEAQAIKNPDSLTSKASRLLRARNRLTMTGTPVENNTFDLYSQFEFLNPGMLGHADFFRTEYATPIDKYQDKEKAAELRKLVYPFMLKRTKEEVATDLPDKTETILFCEMGNKQRKVYDTFRERYRQEIAEKLATEGLNKSSFLILEALLKLRQICDSPSILAGDEDFGSESAKLEEITREIEENASNHKILIFSQFLGMLDLIRKHLEKMNIPYEYLDGQTVDRAGRVNRFQNDDTCRVFLMSLKAGGVGLNLTEADYVYLVDPWWNPAVERQAIDRTHRIGQTRKVFAYKMICKDTIEEKILLLQQRKQDLAEDLVGGESGFIKKLSQEDIMGLFS from the coding sequence ATGGAAAACGAAAAGAAGGAGAAACTATCCAACTTCTTACTGAGACGGGCGGAGCGGGATGTATTATCAAGAGGGCGTTCCATTTATAGCAGTGGCGGCTTAAAAGTTTCCAAACTCGATTATAATGGCCCCGGTAATGCTGAATTCAAGGTCAAAAGCGACTATTCGGTTCAGTATTACCAGATTTTCATCCGCGATTTCCTCACACCGCAGATAACCACCGAATGTTCCTGTCCGGACAAAGCCGGGCTATGCAAGCACCGGGTGGCAGCTATTTTATACATTCTCGACAAAATGCCGACGATCAAACAGGTTGTCCATGATATGGCCGGCACGACGATCGAACTTCAGGAGATACGTGAGGCGCAATTACGCGTCATGGTACTCGACGAAACCTGGCAGAACCGCGAGAATGTAGGCCCGGTGGAAATTGTTTCGGCCAGGGAAGGCGAGGCGGAATGCCGGGTGACGGACAAAGGACAGGAATATATAACCACGTTCCGGCGTGTTAAGGGCACGCGGCAAATCCAGACATCCTGTACCTGTAACCAGAAACTTTGGGTGCCGCTTTGCGAGCACAAGCTCGCCGCGTTGCTGAAACTCCGAGAGGAGCTGGGCGAGAAGGCGTTCGAGGTAATGCGCGACCTGACAGCCGAGAAGAGCAACCTGCTCGCCGAATATGGTTATTCGCTGGAAGATCCTTACAAAGATAAATTCGAATTCAGGCTCGATGAAGACGGTGGGCTGCATTTGATCAAGCTCGATCCGGCGATTCAGAAGGTGGGCGCTTATCAGGATTGGCAGTCGTTGCGCGAGCGCATATTGCCTGCCCAGGAGTCGACGTTTGCCGTGACGTTGACGGACAACGGGCAGGACGACGAGGACCGTGTTTCCATCTTTGTTTTCTGGCCAAAAGGAAAAAATCACCTGCTTGACATCGGGTTCGGTGTTTTTTCGGTCAAGTTCAGTTCCAAATCCGAGAAGGTTACCAATATCCGTAACATTGCCGGCGGTTCGAGCCACTATTATAATGCGGATGAAATTCCGGTACTCAGCGAGTCGGACGCGCGCCTTGTGCGTATGGCGAAGCATTGGGAAGAGGGTTTGCAAAAATTCATCCGCAAGCAAGGTTGGGCATACAATGCCTATCTGCATTTCGACGACGTCGAAGCCGAGCAACGTTACGAGGCCCGGAATTATGTGGGCAAGCAACTTACCCGCGTTTTCAATGACCTGGACGGCGACCGCCTGTTCCTGGCCGACGGCGACTATGTGACCAGCAATCATCAGCTTACACAGCTCGAATTGCACCGCGAACCGGTAAAACTGTTTTTTGTTCTTACCGAAGACAAGGAGTTTATCACGCTGAACCCCTATGTAGAAATCAAGCCGGGAACGCCGGTGGAGTTGCAGAAAGTGGTTGCGCTCGACAGTTTCTGGCTTGGACTTTATAACGAGAAGACATTATTCCGCTGGGCGGGTATCAGCGAAGCGGAAATGGTCGCCTACCTGAGCCAGAACGGATTTAAAATACGGGTTAAAAAAGATTTTGGCGACGATTTTCTGAAAAACTGGATCATTCCGGTTTCGGAAAAGTTCGATGTGATTTTTCAGACCCGCCACGAAATACAGGCATCGTCGCTGGTATTTCAGAAGCCGAAGTTTTACCTGAAAGAAGACGAGGCGAACCTGTTAATAGTGCCTTCCTACGTCTATTTGGAAGAGGATGGAAAAACCGGGGAGCTGGAATTCCTGCACGATCAGCGCCGGACCCGGACCAGCTTCGGAGATAACCAGATCACCATGCTGGAACGGGATGTTCAGGCCGAGAATGCGGTTTGGGAATGGATGAAGGCACTGCACCCAAGCTTTGAACACCAAACCGGGCAGCCATTTTTTTACCTCCCGTTTGACCAGGTGATGAAGAACGGCTGGCTGTTCAGTTTCGTGGATGCCGCCAAAAAGAAGCATTATGAAATTTTCGGGTTCAAAGACCTGAAAAAGATGCGCTTCAATCCCAATCGCGGGGTGGTCAAAGTGCATACTTCCTCCGGTATCGATTGGTTCGATATGCGGATCGAGATCACTTTTGGGGATCAGACGGTAACATTGGCGGATGCGAAAAAAGCATTGCTCAAAAAGCAGAATTATATTCAGTTGCAGGACGGCTCGCTGGGCGTTCTGCCGGACGAATGGATCGCAAAACTGGAACCGGTCATGCAGTTTGGACGCGTTCATGACGATCAGATCCATTTGTCTAAAATCCACTTCTCGCTGATCGACGACCTGGTTTCCGAGATCGATAACGAGGAAGTTTACCGGGAGCTTTGGGAGAAAAAACAAAAGCTGCTCAATTTTAAGCAAATTCCCTCAGTACCGCTTCCGCAAAACATCCGGGCGACGCTCCGGCAATACCAGGAAGAGGGTTATAAATGGCTGCATTTTCTGGACGAGTTCCAATGGGGCGGCTGTCTGGCGGACGATATGGGTTTGGGTAAGACCCTGCAAATGCTGACGTTCCTGCAAAACCAGAAAAACCTGAACCCGGAATATACGAACCTTGTCGTAGTTCCTACAACCCTGATTTTCAACTGGCAGGCGGAAGCCGCCAAATTCACACCCGATCTCAAACTATACGTGCACAGGGGTATGGCGCGACGGAAAGACATTGAATTTTTCCGTGAATACGACATCATCCTGACAACCTACGGCACCATGCGCAGCGACGTAGAGCTATTGCGCGGGTTTGATTTCAATTACATCATCCTCGACGAGGCGCAGGCGATCAAGAATCCGGATTCGCTTACATCCAAGGCATCGCGCCTGCTCCGCGCGCGCAACCGCCTCACGATGACCGGCACGCCGGTGGAGAACAATACATTTGACCTCTATTCGCAATTCGAGTTCCTGAATCCCGGAATGCTCGGCCACGCCGACTTCTTCCGAACCGAATACGCGACACCGATCGATAAATACCAGGATAAGGAAAAGGCCGCGGAACTGCGTAAGCTGGTTTACCCGTTTATGCTGAAACGCACGAAGGAGGAGGTAGCGACCGATTTGCCCGACAAAACCGAGACCATCCTGTTCTGCGAAATGGGTAACAAGCAGCGGAAGGTTTACGATACATTCCGCGAGCGTTACCGCCAGGAAATCGCCGAAAAGCTCGCTACCGAAGGGCTTAATAAGAGCAGTTTCCTTATTCTTGAAGCATTGCTGAAACTGCGCCAGATATGCGACTCGCCTTCTATTTTGGCGGGAGATGAAGATTTCGGCAGCGAATCGGCCAAGCTGGAAGAGATCACCCGTGAAATCGAGGAAAACGCATCTAATCACAAGATATTGATATTCAGTCAGTTTCTGGGAATGCTGGACCTGATCCGCAAGCATCTGGAGAAAATGAATATCCCTTACGAATACCTCGATGGCCAGACCGTCGACCGCGCCGGCCGTGTAAACCGATTCCAGAACGATGATACCTGCCGGGTGTTCCTGATGAGTCTCAAGGCTGGTGGTGTCGGGCTCAACCTCACGGAGGCGGACTACGTTTACCTCGTCGATCCGTGGTGGAACCCTGCCGTGGAACGCCAGGCGATCGACCGGACGCACCGCATCGGGCAGACGCGCAAGGTATTTGCCTATAAAATGATTTGCAAGGATACGATCGAAGAGAAAATTCTGCTTTTGCAGCAACGGAAGCAGGATTTGGCGGAAGACCTCGTAGGAGGGGAGTCAGGCTTTATCAAGAAATTGAGCCAGGAGGATATTATGGGACTTTTCAGTTAA
- the mnmD gene encoding tRNA (5-methylaminomethyl-2-thiouridine)(34)-methyltransferase MnmD — MERFIITEDGSHSLFSAQFNQQYHSLQGALNESEHIYINLGLRPVLEHGPVSVFEMGFGTGLNAFLAWKLADNLQKQVFYTSVEAYPVSLLEASQLNYEEATGEKGFMELHHAPWGTEAAISPFFVLRKEKTTLQQFTQDRFFDVVFYDAFDPQAQPELWTEEIFTQIAAQTRPGGVLVTYSSKGIVKRALAAAGFEVERHKGPGRKAHVLKAIRL; from the coding sequence TTGGAACGCTTTATTATTACCGAGGACGGCTCGCACTCATTGTTCAGCGCGCAGTTCAATCAGCAATACCATTCCCTGCAAGGTGCTTTGAACGAATCGGAGCACATTTATATCAACCTTGGTTTAAGGCCGGTCCTCGAACATGGGCCGGTTTCTGTTTTTGAAATGGGTTTCGGCACAGGACTGAATGCGTTTTTAGCCTGGAAACTCGCCGATAATCTTCAAAAGCAGGTTTTCTACACTTCCGTGGAGGCTTATCCCGTTTCACTGCTGGAAGCCTCGCAACTCAACTATGAGGAAGCGACGGGGGAAAAGGGTTTTATGGAGCTGCACCATGCACCGTGGGGCACGGAAGCGGCTATCTCTCCTTTTTTTGTGCTGCGCAAAGAAAAGACCACCTTACAGCAATTCACTCAGGACCGGTTTTTTGACGTCGTTTTCTATGACGCTTTCGACCCGCAGGCCCAGCCCGAACTCTGGACAGAAGAAATTTTTACCCAAATAGCGGCCCAAACCCGACCAGGAGGCGTATTAGTAACATATTCGTCCAAAGGCATCGTTAAAAGAGCGCTCGCCGCGGCGGGGTTTGAAGTGGAGCGGCACAAAGGCCCCGGCCGGAAAGCACACGTATTGAAAGCCATCAGGCTCTGA
- the lpcA gene encoding D-sedoheptulose 7-phosphate isomerase — MNYQNIISQELKEAQTVLDNFLNDPEQVEKIEKAAGLMADAIIHNGKILSCGNGGSHCDAMHFAEELTGRYRDNRRALPAIAISDVSHLSCVSNDFGYEYVFSRYIEALGRPGDVLLGLSTSGNSANIIRAAEAAKARGMKIIIMSGKDGGKLAGVADVEIRVPHFGYADRIQEIHIKVIHIFMLLIEKMVLRD; from the coding sequence ATGAATTACCAAAACATTATCAGCCAGGAACTGAAAGAAGCACAGACCGTGCTCGACAATTTCCTGAACGATCCTGAGCAGGTTGAAAAGATCGAAAAAGCGGCAGGACTGATGGCCGACGCGATTATTCATAACGGCAAAATCCTGTCGTGCGGTAACGGTGGTTCGCATTGCGACGCCATGCATTTCGCCGAAGAACTGACCGGCCGCTATCGCGACAACCGGCGCGCATTACCCGCCATCGCAATCTCCGATGTAAGCCATCTGAGCTGCGTCAGCAACGATTTTGGGTATGAATATGTGTTTTCGAGGTATATCGAGGCATTAGGCCGGCCGGGCGATGTGCTGCTGGGATTGAGTACGAGCGGAAATTCCGCCAATATCATCCGCGCCGCAGAAGCTGCGAAGGCCAGGGGGATGAAGATTATCATTATGTCGGGCAAGGACGGTGGTAAACTGGCCGGCGTGGCCGATGTCGAGATCCGCGTGCCGCATTTCGGTTACGCCGACCGCATTCAGGAAATCCACATTAAAGTCATCCACATTTTCATGCTGCTGATCGAAAAAATGGTGCTACGCGATTGA